The following are encoded in a window of Microaerobacter geothermalis genomic DNA:
- the fliF gene encoding flagellar basal-body MS-ring/collar protein FliF encodes MNNNWQQIKEKILGYWKQASVKQKMIMGSIVLILIASLSLYVTIASKPQMVPLFNNSLTEADVGAIKEKLDEGGYIYEISQDGRNIKVSLKDKPDIIVALAADGIPNSSSIGYSIFEKNLGFGMTEQQFGVIERDAMQGELEFLLKKVQGVRDARVMLTLPKETLWVADENEKATASVIVELDPGIQLNEKQINTLYNLVSKSVPKLPVDNIVITDQNGILLENSQGSSSYFGSSYEKQRKIQKDIEKDIQKQIQAMLAPIVGGYDNLVVQVFAKLNFDQVKSVENLVTPVDVGNNKGITISSEKITETFSGTGSAPGGIVGTGQNAIPGYPSGNENGNSEYERIEERINQEVNRITKEIIATPYRIEDMSIMVTLNEDEVDPSIETTVKPILESIVKTALVNPAVNTDERVSLVVRKFSKPSVTTAFDIRDYLSYIVAGAIGFVLLLFFMIFLRKRKGKEEQEEEIVPTPVFSAAQLEPKEDTEQITMRKQLERLARQKPEEFVKLLRTWTADE; translated from the coding sequence ATGAACAATAATTGGCAACAGATAAAGGAAAAAATACTGGGTTACTGGAAACAAGCATCAGTTAAACAGAAAATGATCATGGGCTCCATCGTCCTGATTCTTATCGCCTCTCTTTCCCTATATGTAACGATCGCTTCTAAACCGCAAATGGTGCCATTATTTAATAATTCTTTAACGGAAGCAGATGTAGGCGCAATAAAAGAAAAATTAGATGAAGGTGGATATATTTATGAAATATCACAGGATGGTCGAAATATAAAAGTCTCACTAAAGGATAAGCCAGATATTATTGTTGCACTTGCAGCTGATGGAATTCCCAACAGTTCATCTATTGGTTACAGCATTTTTGAGAAAAACCTGGGCTTCGGAATGACTGAACAGCAGTTTGGAGTGATTGAAAGGGATGCTATGCAAGGGGAACTTGAATTTCTTCTGAAAAAGGTGCAGGGAGTCCGGGATGCTCGGGTTATGCTCACGTTACCGAAAGAAACCCTGTGGGTAGCTGATGAAAATGAAAAAGCGACAGCTTCGGTCATTGTTGAACTTGACCCAGGAATTCAACTAAATGAAAAGCAGATCAACACCTTGTATAACCTGGTTTCAAAAAGTGTTCCCAAATTGCCGGTTGACAATATCGTAATTACGGATCAAAATGGAATACTGCTTGAAAATAGCCAAGGTAGTTCGTCATATTTTGGATCTTCTTATGAGAAACAGAGAAAAATTCAAAAGGATATTGAAAAGGACATACAAAAACAAATTCAGGCGATGTTGGCACCCATTGTCGGGGGATACGATAATTTGGTTGTTCAAGTGTTTGCCAAATTAAATTTTGACCAGGTAAAAAGCGTTGAAAACTTGGTAACCCCCGTAGATGTGGGAAATAACAAGGGAATTACTATAAGCAGCGAGAAAATCACTGAAACTTTTTCTGGAACAGGAAGCGCCCCTGGAGGGATAGTGGGCACGGGGCAAAATGCGATACCCGGTTATCCTTCCGGCAATGAAAATGGAAATAGCGAATATGAAAGAATAGAAGAGAGAATCAATCAGGAAGTAAACAGAATTACAAAAGAAATTATAGCTACACCCTATAGGATAGAAGATATGTCCATTATGGTCACATTAAATGAGGATGAAGTTGATCCCAGTATAGAAACCACTGTAAAACCCATACTTGAATCTATCGTAAAAACAGCCTTGGTAAATCCAGCCGTCAATACTGATGAACGGGTCTCGCTTGTGGTTCGCAAATTTAGCAAACCTTCCGTGACTACCGCCTTTGATATTAGAGATTATTTATCATATATTGTAGCGGGTGCAATTGGATTCGTTCTACTGTTATTTTTCATGATTTTTTTAAGAAAAAGGAAGGGAAAAGAGGAACAAGAGGAAGAGATTGTTCCTACTCCCGTTTTTTCCGCCGCTCAACTTGAGCCAAAAGAAGATACGGAGCAAATAACCATGAGAAAACAATTGGAACGTTTAGCCAGACAGAAACCTGAAGAATTTGTTAAACTGCTTAGAACATGGACCGCTGATGAATAG
- the trmFO gene encoding FADH(2)-oxidizing methylenetetrahydrofolate--tRNA-(uracil(54)-C(5))-methyltransferase TrmFO produces MSQHPITVIGAGLAGSEAAWQIANSGIPVRLYEMRPVKSTPAHHTEQFAELVCSNSLRANSLTNAVGILKEEMRRLNSIIISSADCCSVPAGGALAVDREEFSHYVTESLSNHPLISVYREELTDIPDEGIVVVATGPLTSANLSEKIKQLTGEEYFYFYDAAAPIVERESIDESKAFFASRYGKGDAAYLNCPMNEEEFEVFYNAIVDAEVVPLKEFEKEIYFEGCMPIEVMAKRGKQTMLFGPLKPVGLIDPRTGKQPFAVVQLRQDNSAATLYNIVGFQTHMKWADQKRVIQLIPGLENAEIVRYGVMHRNTFINSPKLLNPTYQLKSRENLFFAGQMTGVEGYVESAAAGLVAGINASRLAKGLDPIVFPKETAIGSMANYITTADPKHFQPMNANFGLFPPLERKIKNKKERYEAFAARALEIIQNFSRNIDNYCCN; encoded by the coding sequence AACATCCAATTACAGTCATTGGTGCAGGGTTGGCTGGAAGTGAAGCGGCCTGGCAAATCGCCAATAGTGGAATCCCAGTCCGATTGTACGAAATGAGGCCGGTGAAATCAACACCGGCCCATCATACAGAACAATTCGCCGAGTTGGTATGTAGCAATTCGTTAAGAGCCAACTCCTTGACGAACGCAGTAGGCATTTTAAAAGAAGAAATGAGGAGATTAAATTCCATCATTATTTCTTCTGCTGACTGCTGCTCCGTTCCGGCAGGCGGAGCTCTAGCGGTAGATAGGGAAGAGTTTTCTCACTATGTGACCGAATCATTATCTAATCATCCCCTCATCTCTGTGTATCGTGAAGAATTGACCGATATCCCGGATGAGGGAATTGTAGTGGTAGCTACCGGACCGCTTACATCGGCGAATCTTTCCGAAAAGATTAAACAATTGACCGGTGAAGAATACTTTTACTTTTACGATGCGGCAGCACCCATTGTTGAGAGGGAATCAATTGATGAAAGCAAAGCTTTTTTTGCTTCACGATATGGTAAAGGGGATGCGGCTTATCTTAATTGCCCAATGAATGAAGAGGAATTTGAAGTTTTTTACAATGCAATTGTGGATGCGGAGGTCGTACCGTTAAAGGAATTTGAAAAGGAAATCTATTTTGAGGGATGTATGCCTATTGAGGTGATGGCTAAAAGGGGAAAACAAACCATGTTATTTGGACCCTTAAAACCTGTAGGCCTGATTGATCCTAGAACTGGAAAGCAACCCTTCGCCGTGGTCCAGCTTAGACAGGATAATAGTGCAGCAACCCTTTATAATATTGTGGGATTTCAAACCCATATGAAATGGGCTGATCAAAAGAGAGTAATTCAATTGATTCCTGGATTGGAGAATGCGGAGATTGTCAGATATGGGGTAATGCACCGCAACACATTTATCAATTCACCAAAACTTTTAAATCCCACTTACCAACTAAAAAGCCGTGAAAATCTGTTTTTTGCAGGACAAATGACTGGAGTGGAAGGATATGTCGAATCAGCTGCTGCCGGTTTGGTCGCAGGAATCAATGCGTCAAGACTGGCCAAAGGACTAGACCCTATCGTTTTTCCGAAAGAAACTGCGATAGGGAGTATGGCCAATTATATTACCACTGCAGACCCGAAGCACTTTCAACCGATGAATGCTAATTTTGGACTATTCCCTCCGTTGGAAAGAAAAATAAAAAATAAAAAAGAAAGATATGAAGCCTTCGCTGCAAGGGCATTGGAAATAATTCAGAATTTTTCACGAAACATAGACAATTACTGTTGCAATTAG
- the flgC gene encoding flagellar basal body rod protein FlgC — MSIFNSMNISASALTAQRLRMDIIASNIANANTTRATFENGKWMPYQRKMVSFSPQAPSFKNYLNAALGRSSVPGEGVKATQIVQDKSPFKQVYNPGHPDADENGFVLMPNVDVLKEMVDLISATRSYEASVTAFNASKSMALKALEIGR; from the coding sequence ATGTCAATCTTTAACAGTATGAATATCAGCGCCTCTGCTTTAACTGCACAAAGGCTTAGAATGGATATCATTGCTTCAAATATTGCAAATGCGAACACGACAAGGGCAACGTTCGAAAACGGGAAGTGGATGCCTTATCAGCGGAAAATGGTCAGCTTTTCCCCTCAGGCTCCTTCTTTTAAAAATTATTTGAATGCGGCTTTGGGACGCTCATCGGTTCCTGGTGAGGGAGTGAAGGCGACTCAAATTGTCCAAGATAAATCCCCTTTTAAACAGGTATATAATCCGGGGCATCCGGATGCGGATGAAAATGGTTTTGTTCTTATGCCCAATGTGGACGTTTTAAAGGAGATGGTTGATTTGATCTCAGCCACTCGATCCTATGAAGCCAGCGTGACCGCCTTTAATGCATCAAAATCAATGGCATTAAAAGCCTTGGAAATCGGACGTTAG
- the hslU gene encoding ATP-dependent protease ATPase subunit HslU — MREIVIKNPESLTPKQIVAELDKYIVGQHKAKKSVAIALRNRYRRSKLPTRLKEEVVPKNILMIGPTGVGKTEIARRIAKLVGAPFVKVEATKFTEVGYVGRDVESMVRDLIETSIRLVKAEKMEKVKDRAEQLANERIVHILVPSQKQQKNFANPFEMLFGQQNDKNDKSNIEDDRQDLEQKRRRVAHQLALGELEDHMIEIEVEDHLPSMFEIFSGAGVEQMGINVQEMFGNLLPKKKKKRRLPVKEARNVLIQEEAQRLIDMDEVIQESIRRAEETGIIFIDEIDKIAGKETGSPDVSREGVQRDILPIIEGSTVMTKYGPVKTDYILFIAAGAFHMAKPSDLIPELQGRLPIRVELESLSADDFVRILKEPQNAITKQYQALIETEGVQIEFTDEALEEIARLAAEVNHSTDDIGARRLHTIMEKLLEDLSFEAPEITMEKIVITPEYVREKIKDIVQNRDLSQYIL, encoded by the coding sequence ATGAGAGAGATCGTGATAAAGAATCCCGAAAGTTTAACCCCTAAGCAAATTGTTGCCGAACTGGATAAGTATATTGTAGGACAGCATAAGGCTAAAAAATCTGTTGCAATCGCATTAAGAAACCGCTATAGGAGATCAAAGCTTCCGACGAGGCTAAAAGAAGAAGTTGTCCCTAAAAATATTCTAATGATAGGGCCTACTGGGGTAGGAAAAACAGAAATTGCGAGGCGTATCGCAAAATTGGTTGGAGCCCCGTTTGTAAAGGTAGAAGCCACCAAGTTTACCGAGGTGGGATATGTGGGCAGGGACGTTGAGTCGATGGTCCGTGATTTAATTGAAACCTCCATTCGCTTGGTGAAAGCAGAAAAAATGGAAAAGGTAAAGGATCGGGCCGAACAGTTAGCTAATGAACGAATCGTTCACATTTTGGTACCCAGCCAAAAACAACAAAAAAATTTTGCAAACCCTTTTGAAATGTTATTTGGTCAACAGAATGACAAAAATGATAAGAGCAATATCGAAGACGATCGGCAGGACTTGGAGCAAAAAAGAAGGAGAGTGGCACATCAACTGGCCCTAGGGGAATTAGAAGATCATATGATAGAAATTGAGGTAGAAGATCATCTTCCTTCCATGTTTGAAATTTTCTCGGGAGCCGGTGTTGAACAAATGGGGATTAATGTTCAAGAAATGTTTGGCAATCTTCTTCCCAAAAAGAAAAAGAAAAGAAGGCTACCCGTGAAAGAAGCCCGCAATGTATTGATTCAGGAGGAAGCTCAGCGGCTGATCGATATGGATGAAGTCATTCAAGAATCGATTAGAAGAGCCGAGGAAACGGGGATTATTTTTATTGATGAAATCGACAAAATTGCGGGTAAGGAAACAGGATCACCCGATGTATCAAGGGAGGGCGTACAAAGAGATATCCTTCCCATTATAGAAGGATCAACGGTGATGACAAAATATGGTCCCGTAAAGACTGACTATATTTTATTTATTGCAGCCGGTGCATTTCATATGGCAAAGCCTTCTGACTTGATTCCGGAGCTTCAGGGCAGATTGCCGATTCGGGTAGAATTGGAAAGTTTAAGTGCCGATGATTTTGTCCGAATATTAAAAGAGCCACAAAATGCCATTACGAAACAATATCAGGCATTGATAGAAACAGAGGGGGTTCAAATTGAATTTACGGATGAAGCGCTGGAGGAAATTGCGAGACTGGCTGCAGAGGTAAACCATTCCACAGATGATATCGGAGCAAGGAGACTTCATACGATTATGGAGAAACTGTTAGAGGATTTATCTTTTGAAGCACCTGAGATAACTATGGAAAAAATTGTGATTACACCTGAGTATGTTAGGGAAAAAATAAAGGATATAGTGCAAAATCGCGATTTAAGTCAATATATTTTGTAA
- the flgB gene encoding flagellar basal body rod protein FlgB produces the protein MNLFEGQTLRILTQGLDATAMRQRVLANNIANVDTPNYKRQDVSFSSIFQEALNRSASSFTGYRTNSKHIPIGGDAYRKYSGYQVITDHQTNMNNNGNNVDIDFEMSQLAQNQIFYNALVEETNSYFSKLRIVINEGRR, from the coding sequence ATGAATCTTTTTGAAGGTCAAACTCTTCGGATACTAACACAGGGATTAGATGCGACAGCCATGAGGCAGCGAGTTCTTGCAAACAATATTGCTAATGTCGATACGCCAAATTATAAAAGACAGGACGTTTCCTTTTCTTCGATCTTTCAGGAAGCCCTTAACAGGAGCGCTTCAAGCTTTACGGGATATCGAACCAACTCCAAGCATATTCCTATCGGGGGAGATGCCTATAGAAAGTATTCCGGTTATCAGGTGATAACGGATCATCAGACCAATATGAACAATAATGGAAATAATGTAGACATTGATTTTGAAATGTCTCAATTGGCTCAAAACCAAATTTTTTATAATGCTTTGGTTGAGGAGACAAACAGTTATTTTTCCAAGCTTCGTATCGTAATTAATGAGGGGAGACGATAG
- the fliE gene encoding flagellar hook-basal body complex protein FliE yields the protein MIKGVSLSPDTLTKLSPVKTGTNDSSFSSFLKNALDQVNQDQIKAEKLTENLVAGQVTDLHQVTIAAQKAELSLQLTVQVRNKIIEAYQEVMRMQV from the coding sequence ATGATTAAAGGAGTCAGTCTATCACCTGATACATTGACAAAACTGTCGCCAGTTAAGACAGGAACAAACGATAGCTCTTTTTCTTCGTTTTTAAAAAATGCATTAGATCAGGTGAATCAGGACCAGATTAAGGCAGAAAAATTGACGGAAAACTTGGTTGCGGGCCAGGTAACGGATTTACATCAGGTGACTATTGCAGCTCAGAAGGCTGAATTAAGTCTTCAACTAACGGTTCAAGTTAGAAACAAGATTATTGAAGCCTACCAAGAAGTAATGAGAATGCAGGTTTAA
- the codY gene encoding GTP-sensing pleiotropic transcriptional regulator CodY, translating to MDLLNKTRRINRLLQKAAGHAVNFMEMAEVLRDVIQANTYILSRKGKVLGYAIYQEVENERMKKMLDDRRFPEEYSNMLLKVDTTTSNIGVESDLTAFPVEMREVFQSGYTTLVPIIGGGDRLGTLVLARLNEQFINDDLILAEYGATVVGMEILRERSEEIEQEARSKAVVQMAIGSLSYSELEAVEHIFEELDGKEGLLVASKIADRVGITRSVIVNALRKLESAGVIESRSLGMKGTYIKVLNEKLLPELQKLKTS from the coding sequence ATGGATTTACTGAATAAAACTAGAAGGATTAACCGATTATTACAAAAGGCCGCGGGTCATGCCGTTAACTTTATGGAAATGGCTGAAGTGCTAAGAGATGTGATCCAAGCCAACACTTACATTTTAAGCCGCAAGGGAAAAGTTTTGGGATATGCCATTTATCAAGAAGTTGAAAATGAGCGCATGAAAAAAATGCTGGATGACCGCCGCTTCCCAGAAGAATACAGCAACATGTTATTAAAGGTAGATACAACCACTTCTAATATCGGAGTTGAAAGTGACTTAACCGCTTTTCCAGTTGAAATGAGAGAAGTTTTTCAATCTGGTTATACCACGTTGGTACCCATTATCGGCGGTGGTGACCGATTAGGAACCTTAGTGCTTGCTCGTTTAAATGAACAATTTATTAACGACGATTTAATATTGGCAGAATATGGTGCAACCGTTGTAGGAATGGAAATTCTTCGTGAGCGCTCTGAGGAAATTGAACAGGAGGCAAGAAGCAAGGCGGTTGTGCAAATGGCCATTGGATCCTTATCCTACAGTGAATTGGAAGCCGTTGAACATATTTTTGAAGAACTAGACGGAAAAGAAGGTTTATTGGTTGCCAGCAAAATTGCCGATAGAGTCGGAATTACCCGCTCCGTGATTGTAAATGCTTTACGGAAGTTGGAAAGTGCGGGGGTCATTGAATCCCGTTCTTTGGGTATGAAGGGAACCTATATAAAAGTGCTTAATGAAAAACTGCTTCCTGAATTGCAAAAATTAAAGACTTCCTAA
- the xerC gene encoding tyrosine recombinase XerC encodes MEMENHIQSQIKGFLQYLQIEKNASPHTVLNYHRDIDAFLAFLNTKELEHWNQIDHTDVREYLAMLAKKNYSRRTISRRLSSMRSFYRFLMREEEVTMNPFQMVSTPKLEKKLPKFLYHKEMELLLAQPNVTSPVGLRDKAILEVLYASGIRVSELVGLGLDSIDLNLGTARVFGKGAKERIVILGSFALEAMKQYLDKGRPLLKSQEADTDAVFLNVRGGTLTDRSVRRVIHKYIQQAAITNRVSPHTIRHTFATHMLEAGADLRTVQEMLGHVNISTTQIYTHVTKERLREVYLQTHPRA; translated from the coding sequence ATTGAAATGGAAAATCACATTCAGTCACAAATCAAAGGGTTTCTTCAGTACTTACAAATTGAAAAGAATGCTTCACCCCATACCGTCCTTAATTATCACCGGGATATCGATGCATTCCTTGCTTTTTTAAATACCAAGGAATTGGAACACTGGAATCAGATCGATCATACCGATGTAAGAGAATATTTGGCTATGCTTGCAAAAAAGAACTATTCCAGGCGTACCATTTCCAGAAGGTTGTCCAGTATGCGTTCCTTTTATCGCTTTTTAATGCGGGAAGAAGAGGTAACCATGAATCCTTTTCAAATGGTGTCTACTCCCAAGTTGGAAAAGAAGCTTCCCAAATTCCTGTATCATAAGGAAATGGAATTGTTACTAGCACAGCCTAATGTTACATCTCCGGTTGGTTTAAGGGACAAAGCCATATTAGAAGTATTATATGCCAGCGGTATCAGGGTTAGTGAATTGGTAGGTCTTGGGCTCGATTCTATTGATTTAAATCTGGGTACGGCTCGAGTTTTTGGAAAAGGGGCAAAAGAACGAATTGTAATTCTTGGTTCATTTGCCCTTGAAGCCATGAAACAGTACCTTGATAAGGGCAGGCCGCTGCTCAAAAGTCAAGAAGCAGATACAGATGCCGTTTTTTTAAATGTTCGCGGGGGAACTTTAACCGACCGTAGCGTGAGAAGGGTGATTCACAAGTATATACAGCAGGCGGCGATTACAAATCGGGTGAGCCCCCATACCATTAGGCATACGTTTGCTACCCATATGCTTGAAGCTGGGGCAGATCTTCGTACCGTACAAGAGATGCTTGGGCATGTGAATATTTCCACAACCCAGATTTACACCCATGTAACTAAGGAGAGATTGAGAGAGGTTTATTTGCAGACACATCCAAGGGCTTAA
- the hslV gene encoding ATP-dependent protease subunit HslV: protein MFRGTTIFAIHHQGEGAMAGDGQVTFGNQVVMKHRATKVRRLYQGKVIAGFAGSVADAFTLFEKFEGKLEQYHGNLQRAAVELAKEWRMDKMLRRLEAMLIVMNHDHLLLVSGTGEVIEPDDGILAIGSGGNYALAAGRALKQKADHLSAREIAETALAIAADICVYTNHNIVVEELMKG from the coding sequence ATGTTTCGAGGAACAACCATTTTTGCCATTCATCATCAAGGTGAAGGGGCTATGGCTGGAGATGGTCAAGTCACTTTTGGAAATCAGGTGGTGATGAAACATAGAGCGACTAAGGTTCGTCGTTTATATCAAGGAAAAGTGATTGCCGGTTTTGCTGGGTCTGTTGCTGATGCCTTCACATTATTTGAAAAATTTGAAGGGAAATTGGAACAGTATCATGGGAATTTGCAAAGGGCTGCAGTGGAATTGGCAAAGGAATGGCGGATGGACAAAATGCTGCGCCGATTAGAGGCTATGCTCATTGTAATGAATCATGATCATCTTCTTTTGGTTTCTGGAACAGGTGAAGTGATTGAGCCGGATGATGGAATCTTGGCCATCGGCTCAGGGGGCAATTATGCTTTAGCTGCTGGTAGAGCGTTAAAACAAAAGGCTGACCATTTATCTGCAAGGGAGATAGCGGAAACTGCCCTTGCCATTGCTGCTGATATTTGTGTTTATACAAACCACAACATTGTGGTAGAAGAGTTAATGAAGGGATGA